The following proteins come from a genomic window of Lolium rigidum isolate FL_2022 chromosome 5, APGP_CSIRO_Lrig_0.1, whole genome shotgun sequence:
- the LOC124655689 gene encoding formin-like protein 5 — protein sequence MASAAASRPPAPPPPPPPPPPSAAMQWLAPRVSFSLDDAGGPMAAGAGGAGKASADFEFFLAGCSAVSTMLPADQLFSGGKLVPLRIPATSSTSSSADGVPTRPPLAPAAAQEQQPETPRAAEVVEAPKDAAEVEPKVVPARRWRDLLRMRKQQASSSSSSSSSTDTKPLRRLLRRGPKPPEQEPSLNHPLLREPDEPEKPEKPAPAPTATPPPPTPPQHQLPPKIRLPASQAAAPPPPPPPPPPAVAADSPRLNAAGKVVFNGLGRSSSSPSSLAGGRRHRAGSASGGGMERSYSAHVRVTPVLNVPVCRKSVSVFGIDRLFSPSSASTAAAAHAAAKKGKVAKKEVVVTAAPPPPSSQ from the coding sequence ATGGCTTCCGCAGCGGCCTCGCGCccgccggccccgccgccgccgcctcccccgcccccgccgtccgccgccatgCAGTGGCTCGCCCCGCGCGTCTCCTTCAGCCTCGACGACGCCGGCGGGCCGATGGCCGCGGGAGCGGGAGGAGCGGGCAAGGCCAGCGCCGACTTCGAGTTCTTCCTCGCCGGGTGCTCCGCGGTGTCCACCATGCTCCCCGCCGACCAGCTCTTCTCCGGTGGCAAGCTCGTGCCGCTCCGCATCCCCGCGACCTCCTCTACCAGCTCGTCCGCTGACGGGGTGCCCACGCGGCCTCCgctcgcgccggcggcggcgcaggagcaGCAGCCGGAGACGCCCAgggcggcggaggtggtggaggcgccCAAGGATGCGGCGGAGGTGGAGCCTAAGGTTGTCCCGGCGAGGCGGTGGCGGGATCTGCTGCGGATGCGGAAGCAGcaggcgtcgtcctcgtcctcctcatcatcctccaCGGACACCAAGCCGCTGCGCCGGCTCCTCCGCCGCGGCCCGAAGCCGCCGGAGCAGGAGCCGTCGCTCAACCACCCGCTCCTCCGCGAGCCCGACGAACCCGAGAAACCCGAGAAACCCGCGCCAGCACCCACCGCCACACCACCTCCTCCAACTCCCCCGCAGCACCAGCTGCCGCCCAAGATCCGTCTGCCGGCGTCCCAGGCGGcggcgcccccgccgccgccacccccgccgccgccggccgtggcCGCGGACAGCCCGCGCCTCAACGCGGCCGGCAAGGTGGTGTTCAACGGCCTCGGCCGCAGCTCCAGCAGCCCCAGCAGCCTGGCCGGCGGGCGGCGCCACCGGGCCGGCAGTGCGTCCGGCGGCGGGATGGAGCGGTCGTACTCGGCGCACGTGCGCGTCACGCCCGTGCTCAACGTGCCCGTCTGCCGCAAGTCCGTCTCCGTGTTCGGCATCGACCGCCTCTTCTCGCCGTCCTccgcgtccaccgccgccgccgcgcacgcgGCCGCCAAGAAGGGGAAGGTGGCCAAGAAAGAGGTGGTTGTAACcgcagcgccgccaccgccgtcgtcacagtaa